One genomic segment of Occultella kanbiaonis includes these proteins:
- the acnA gene encoding aconitate hydratase AcnA yields MSSVNTFSAKGTLDVGGTGYEIYRLNAVEGLERLPYSLKVLAENLLRTEDGANITADHVRALAAWDPDAQPDTEIQFTPARVVMQDFTGVPCVVDLATMREAVADLGGDPASINPLSPAELVIDHSVQIDVAGRPDAFQRNVDIEYQRNHERYQFLRWGQTAFDDFKVVPPGTGIVHQVNIEYLARVVMTREVEVNGEKVLRAYPDTCVGTDSHTTMVNGLGVLGWGVGGIEAEAAMLGQPVSMLIPRVVGFELNGQIPSGVTATDVVLTITEMLRQHGVVGKFVEFYGAGVAQVPLANRATIGNMSPEFGSTAAIFPIDDVTLEYLRLTGRSDAQVALVEAYAKEQGMWLDPTAQGYSEPKFSEYLSLDLSTVVPSIAGPKRPQDRIELTHAKSAFQRDLPNYAADVVNGVDESEKESFPASDSPAISQQIRRTVQVTTPEGKSYDLFHGAVAIASITSCTNTSNPSVMLAAGLLAKKAVERGLTVKPWVKTSMAPGSQVVTNYYEKAGLWPYLEKLGYHLVGYGCTTCIGNSGPLADEVSAAVNEHDLSVVSVLSGNRNFEGRINPDVKMNYLASPPLVIAYALTGTMEFDFEHEPLGRDEDGSPVFLRDIWPSAAEVQETIDSSINRDMFTSDYADVFTGDEQWRALQTPEGDTFEWDADSTYVRKPPYFEGMGAQPEPVSDISGARVLAKLGDSVTTDHISPAGSIKPDSPAGKYLAEHGVARRDFNSYGSRRGNHEVMIRGTFANIRLRNQLLDDVEGGFTKNLLTGEQTTIYDAAQDYAAAGVPLVILGGKEYGSGSSRDWAAKGTVLLGVKAVITESFERIHRSNLIGMGVLPLQFPEGENADSLGLDGTETYDIAGVTALNEGSTPSTVHVTATKADGTAVEFDAVVRIDTPGEADYYRNGGILQYVLRSLVAA; encoded by the coding sequence GTGAGTAGCGTCAACACGTTTTCCGCCAAGGGGACCCTGGACGTCGGTGGGACCGGATACGAGATCTACCGGCTGAACGCCGTCGAGGGTCTCGAGCGGCTTCCGTACAGCCTCAAGGTGCTCGCCGAGAACCTGCTCCGCACCGAGGACGGCGCGAACATCACCGCCGACCACGTGCGTGCCCTTGCGGCCTGGGACCCGGACGCGCAGCCGGACACCGAGATCCAGTTCACGCCCGCACGGGTGGTCATGCAGGACTTCACCGGCGTGCCCTGCGTCGTCGACCTGGCCACCATGCGTGAGGCCGTCGCCGACCTCGGCGGCGACCCGGCCAGCATCAACCCGCTGTCCCCGGCGGAGCTGGTCATCGACCACTCCGTCCAGATCGACGTCGCCGGCCGCCCGGACGCGTTCCAGCGGAACGTGGACATCGAGTACCAGCGCAACCACGAGCGCTACCAGTTCCTGCGCTGGGGCCAGACCGCGTTCGACGACTTCAAGGTGGTGCCCCCGGGCACCGGCATCGTGCACCAGGTGAACATCGAGTACCTGGCCCGCGTGGTGATGACCCGCGAGGTCGAGGTGAACGGTGAGAAGGTCCTGCGTGCCTACCCGGACACCTGCGTCGGCACCGACTCGCACACCACCATGGTCAACGGCCTCGGCGTGCTCGGCTGGGGCGTCGGTGGCATCGAGGCTGAGGCAGCGATGCTTGGCCAGCCCGTCTCCATGCTGATCCCGCGCGTGGTCGGCTTCGAGCTGAACGGCCAGATCCCGTCCGGTGTGACCGCCACCGACGTGGTGCTCACGATCACCGAGATGCTCCGCCAGCACGGGGTGGTCGGCAAGTTCGTCGAGTTCTACGGCGCCGGCGTGGCCCAGGTGCCGCTCGCGAACCGAGCCACCATCGGCAACATGAGCCCCGAGTTCGGCTCCACGGCGGCGATCTTCCCGATCGACGACGTCACCCTCGAGTACCTGCGCCTGACCGGTCGTTCGGACGCCCAGGTCGCGCTCGTCGAGGCGTACGCCAAGGAGCAGGGCATGTGGCTCGACCCCACGGCGCAGGGGTACTCCGAGCCGAAGTTCTCCGAGTACCTGAGCCTGGACCTGAGCACCGTGGTGCCCTCGATCGCCGGACCGAAGCGCCCGCAGGACCGCATCGAGCTCACCCACGCCAAGAGTGCGTTCCAGCGGGATCTGCCGAACTACGCGGCCGACGTCGTCAACGGCGTGGACGAGTCCGAGAAGGAGTCCTTCCCGGCGTCCGACTCGCCGGCGATCTCCCAGCAGATCCGGCGCACCGTCCAGGTGACCACCCCCGAGGGCAAGTCCTACGACCTGTTCCACGGCGCCGTCGCCATCGCGTCGATCACCTCCTGCACGAACACGTCGAACCCGTCGGTGATGCTCGCCGCCGGGCTGCTCGCGAAGAAGGCCGTGGAGCGGGGCCTGACGGTCAAGCCGTGGGTGAAGACCTCGATGGCGCCGGGCTCGCAGGTGGTCACGAACTACTACGAGAAGGCCGGCCTGTGGCCCTACCTCGAGAAGCTCGGCTACCACCTGGTCGGCTACGGCTGCACCACGTGCATCGGGAACTCCGGTCCGCTCGCCGACGAGGTCTCCGCCGCGGTCAACGAGCACGATCTGTCCGTGGTCTCGGTGCTCTCCGGGAACCGGAACTTCGAGGGTCGGATCAACCCCGACGTGAAGATGAACTACCTGGCCTCCCCGCCGCTCGTGATCGCCTACGCCCTGACCGGGACGATGGAGTTCGACTTCGAGCACGAGCCGCTCGGCCGTGACGAGGACGGGTCGCCGGTGTTCCTGCGGGACATCTGGCCCTCCGCCGCCGAGGTCCAGGAGACCATCGACTCCTCGATCAACCGGGACATGTTCACCTCCGACTACGCGGACGTCTTCACCGGGGACGAGCAGTGGCGCGCCCTGCAGACCCCCGAGGGCGACACGTTCGAGTGGGATGCGGACTCCACCTACGTGCGCAAGCCCCCGTACTTCGAGGGCATGGGCGCCCAGCCGGAGCCCGTCTCCGACATCAGTGGTGCCCGCGTCCTGGCGAAGCTGGGGGACTCGGTCACCACCGACCACATCTCCCCGGCCGGCTCCATCAAGCCGGACTCCCCGGCCGGCAAGTACCTCGCCGAGCACGGCGTGGCCCGCCGCGACTTCAACTCCTACGGCTCCCGCCGCGGCAACCACGAGGTCATGATCCGGGGCACGTTCGCCAACATCCGGTTGCGCAACCAGCTACTGGACGACGTCGAGGGCGGGTTCACCAAGAACCTCCTCACCGGCGAGCAGACCACCATCTACGACGCGGCCCAGGACTACGCTGCGGCCGGCGTCCCGCTGGTGATCCTCGGTGGCAAGGAGTACGGCTCCGGGTCGTCCCGCGACTGGGCCGCGAAGGGCACCGTGCTGCTCGGCGTGAAGGCCGTCATCACCGAGAGCTTCGAGCGGATCCACCGGTCGAACCTGATCGGCATGGGTGTGCTGCCGCTGCAGTTCCCCGAGGGGGAGAACGCGGACTCCCTCGGTCTGGACGGCACCGAGACCTACGACATCGCCGGCGTGACCGCGCTGAACGAGGGCAGCACGCCGTCGACCGTGCACGTCACCGCGACGAAGGCGGACGGCACCGCCGTCGAGTTCGACGCGGTGGTGCGCATCGACACCCCCGGCGAGGCGGACTACTACCGCAACGGCGGCATCCTGCAGTACGTGCTGCGCTCGCTCGTCGCCGCCTGA
- a CDS encoding nitroreductase family deazaflavin-dependent oxidoreductase produces the protein MSPLSRSVAERNKKYLNHVMRHVAPRMPGFGLLTHTGRTSGTKYTIPVNVFQRNGSYVFALTYGPRTDWVRNVRAAGSARIVTRGRTVDLVDPVLGRDETASWAPFVVARILRATDSLETLTMRAR, from the coding sequence ATGAGTCCGCTGTCCCGCTCGGTGGCCGAACGCAACAAGAAGTACCTGAACCACGTCATGCGCCACGTCGCCCCGAGGATGCCCGGATTCGGGCTGCTCACGCACACCGGCCGCACGTCCGGCACGAAGTACACCATCCCGGTGAACGTGTTCCAGCGGAACGGCTCGTACGTGTTCGCGCTGACCTACGGCCCCCGGACGGACTGGGTCCGCAACGTGCGCGCCGCCGGTTCCGCGCGGATCGTCACCCGGGGCCGCACCGTGGACCTGGTCGACCCGGTGCTCGGCAGGGACGAGACCGCCTCCTGGGCGCCGTTCGTCGTCGCCAGGATCCTGCGCGCGACGGACTCGCTCGAGACCCTCACGATGAGGGCGCGGTAG
- a CDS encoding APC family permease produces MPDLSDAAKRLLVGRPVRSERLGHTLLPKRIALPVFASDALSSVAYAPDEILLTLSLAGLASYTISPWVGLAVVIVMLTVVASYRQTVRAYPSGGGDYEVATTNLGPRAGLTVASALQVDYVLTVAVSVSSGSHYLATVLPAARDHEAIIAIGLVALIALINLRGVRESGSGFAIPVYLFMAGMGVMALVGGIQWATGTLGTAESAQFDVLAEAGYEEGLMGLAGGFLVLRAFSSGAAALTGVEAISNGVPAFRKPKSKNAATTLLLLGLIGATMLMTVIGLARATGVRFVQDPHLQLAMNGQPVPEGYEQDPVIGQIAQTVFAGFPPMFYLVTASTGLILLLAANTAFNGFPTLASILSKDGYLPRQLYTRGDRLAFSNGIIILALAAIALIWVFDAEVTRLIQLYIVGVFVSFTLGQLGMIRHWNERLPSVVAAKERGAMKRSRAINAFGFALTALVLAVVLITKFTHGAWIAIGLMALLFAVMVFIRRHYQHVADELEIEDVAAARALPSRVHALVLVSKVHKPTMRALSYARATRPSTLQAITVAVDRDAAEQVRRDWDAAEVPLPLTVLDSPYRDLTRPVLEYVKSIRRESPRDLVVVYVPEYVVGHWWERVLHNQSALRLKTRLLYTPGVVMASVPWQLASSARSLVNPDDPGERLGDLPAPGMVRRGE; encoded by the coding sequence GTGCCTGATCTCTCCGACGCCGCGAAACGCCTCCTCGTCGGGCGCCCGGTCCGTAGCGAGCGGCTCGGGCATACCCTGCTGCCGAAGCGCATCGCACTGCCGGTGTTCGCCTCCGACGCGCTCTCCTCGGTTGCCTACGCCCCCGACGAGATCCTGCTGACGCTCTCCCTTGCCGGCCTCGCCTCGTACACGATCTCGCCGTGGGTGGGGCTCGCCGTCGTGATCGTCATGCTCACCGTCGTGGCCTCCTACCGGCAGACGGTAAGGGCCTACCCCTCCGGGGGCGGCGACTACGAGGTGGCCACCACGAATCTCGGTCCCCGGGCCGGGCTGACCGTCGCGAGTGCGTTGCAGGTCGACTACGTGCTCACCGTGGCCGTCTCCGTCTCGTCCGGCTCCCACTATCTCGCCACCGTCCTCCCGGCTGCCCGCGACCACGAGGCGATCATCGCCATCGGCCTGGTCGCGCTCATCGCGCTGATCAACCTGCGCGGCGTGCGGGAGTCGGGCAGCGGGTTCGCCATTCCCGTCTACCTGTTCATGGCCGGCATGGGCGTGATGGCCCTCGTCGGTGGCATCCAGTGGGCCACCGGAACCCTCGGCACCGCCGAGAGCGCCCAGTTCGACGTCCTCGCCGAGGCCGGTTACGAAGAGGGCCTGATGGGCCTCGCGGGTGGCTTCCTGGTGCTGCGTGCGTTCTCCTCCGGTGCGGCGGCCCTCACCGGCGTCGAGGCGATCAGCAACGGCGTGCCCGCGTTCCGCAAGCCCAAGTCGAAGAACGCGGCGACCACCCTGCTGCTGCTCGGCCTGATCGGCGCGACCATGCTGATGACGGTGATCGGGCTGGCCCGGGCCACCGGGGTCCGGTTCGTCCAGGACCCACACCTGCAGCTCGCCATGAACGGGCAGCCGGTGCCCGAGGGGTACGAACAGGACCCGGTGATCGGGCAGATCGCCCAGACCGTGTTCGCGGGCTTCCCGCCGATGTTCTACCTGGTGACCGCGTCCACCGGTCTGATCCTGCTGCTCGCGGCGAACACCGCGTTCAACGGGTTCCCCACCCTCGCCTCGATCCTCAGCAAGGACGGCTACCTGCCGCGCCAGCTGTACACCCGCGGCGACCGCCTCGCGTTCTCCAACGGGATCATCATCCTGGCGCTGGCCGCCATCGCGCTGATCTGGGTCTTCGACGCCGAGGTGACCCGGCTGATCCAGCTCTACATCGTGGGCGTCTTCGTCTCCTTCACCCTCGGCCAGCTCGGCATGATCAGGCACTGGAACGAGCGGCTGCCCAGCGTCGTCGCGGCGAAGGAGCGCGGGGCCATGAAGCGCTCGCGTGCGATCAACGCGTTCGGGTTCGCGCTGACCGCGCTGGTCCTCGCAGTGGTCCTGATCACGAAGTTCACCCACGGCGCCTGGATCGCCATCGGACTGATGGCGCTGCTGTTCGCCGTCATGGTGTTCATCCGCAGGCACTACCAGCACGTGGCCGACGAGCTGGAGATCGAGGACGTCGCCGCCGCCCGTGCCCTGCCCAGCCGCGTGCATGCCCTCGTGCTGGTCTCCAAGGTGCACAAGCCGACCATGCGTGCCCTGTCCTACGCCCGGGCCACCCGGCCCTCCACGTTGCAGGCCATCACCGTGGCCGTGGACCGGGACGCCGCCGAGCAGGTGCGCCGCGACTGGGACGCCGCCGAGGTGCCGTTGCCGCTGACCGTGCTGGACTCCCCGTACCGCGACCTGACCCGCCCGGTCCTGGAGTACGTGAAGTCGATCCGGCGGGAGTCCCCGCGGGACCTGGTGGTCGTCTACGTGCCCGAGTACGTCGTGGGTCACTGGTGGGAGCGGGTGCTGCACAACCAGAGCGCCCTGCGGCTGAAGACGCGCCTGCTCTACACTCCCGGCGTGGTGATGGCCTCGGTTCCCTGGCAGCTCGCGTCCTCCGCACGGAGCCTCGTGAACCCCGACGACCCGGGCGAGCGTCTCGGCGACCTGCCCGCGCCGGGGATGGTGCGACGTGGCGAGTGA
- a CDS encoding HAD-IC family P-type ATPase translates to MSTTETPLGLTAADVAARVARGEVNVAPESSSRSLAAIIRGNLFTLFNAILGTALVVVLLVGSWQDAVFGFVLLSNALIGGLTEYRAKRTLDRLAILDAPNATVLRDGAEQVVDLHEIVTDDVLVLRLGDQVPADGEVLTSRGAEIDESMLTGESEPVGKRPGDEVLSGSAVVAGSAVVRATRVGTAGYANQLTAQVRRFSLVNSELRSGINRILVYVSWAIVPIAILLVWSQIRHHGGLDLALADGTWRDAVVSAVAGVVGMVPEGLVLLTSINFALAAIVLARRKVLVQELPAVEVLARVDVLCLDKTGTLTDGTVVLADLIELTPVPGARESLAALAADPDANASAAAIAAGVTDVPASPAQVLVPFSSARKWSAHSTDAGAWVFGAPEVLLEPGDGVLQRVRDLAATGARVLLLAAAPAQALTGAADEVGPPRGLRPAYLVVLREHVRPDAAQTLAYFAAQGVTVKVISGDNPATVAAIAGAVGLGGDGGRPVSGVDARTLPEDGEALADVVTSEQVFGRVTPEQKRAFVHALQSRGHTVAMTGDGVNDALALKDADLGIAMGSGAAATKAVARLVLLDGRFATLPGVVDEGRRVIANMERVASLFLNKTTYAVLLAIVVAITAWPYPFLPRHLTLVGALTIGTPAFFLALAPSRQRYVPGFLHRVLTLAIPCGIASALAVLVVYGTLHARDAGLQANTGATLTLVIMGLWLLGALARPWNWWRVVLFAAMAAGAVLAIAVPFVRDFFALEVPEPFTAVLVAVTAAVGCVVIEVAYRRRKSHPGAAEVHPLAEVR, encoded by the coding sequence ATGAGCACCACCGAGACTCCGCTCGGCCTGACCGCCGCGGACGTCGCGGCCCGGGTCGCCCGCGGCGAGGTGAACGTCGCCCCGGAGTCGTCCTCGCGCAGTCTTGCCGCCATCATCCGCGGCAACCTGTTCACCCTCTTCAACGCCATCCTCGGGACCGCCCTGGTCGTGGTGCTGCTCGTCGGGAGCTGGCAGGACGCCGTCTTCGGGTTCGTGCTGCTGTCCAACGCGCTCATCGGCGGGCTCACCGAGTACCGGGCCAAGCGCACCCTTGACCGGCTCGCGATCCTCGACGCCCCGAACGCCACCGTGCTGCGGGACGGGGCGGAACAGGTCGTCGACCTCCATGAGATCGTCACCGACGACGTCCTCGTGCTCCGCCTCGGCGACCAGGTGCCCGCCGACGGGGAGGTACTGACCAGCCGCGGCGCCGAGATCGACGAGTCGATGCTCACCGGCGAGAGCGAGCCGGTCGGCAAGCGACCGGGCGACGAGGTGCTCTCCGGCTCCGCCGTGGTCGCCGGCTCAGCGGTGGTGCGGGCCACCCGGGTCGGCACCGCCGGCTATGCGAACCAGCTGACGGCACAGGTCCGGCGGTTCTCCCTGGTGAACTCCGAGCTGCGGTCCGGCATCAACCGGATCCTGGTGTACGTGTCCTGGGCGATCGTGCCGATCGCGATCCTGCTCGTCTGGAGCCAGATCCGCCACCACGGCGGCCTCGACCTCGCCCTGGCGGACGGCACCTGGCGCGACGCGGTGGTCTCCGCCGTCGCCGGCGTGGTCGGGATGGTGCCCGAGGGTCTGGTGCTGCTCACCTCGATCAACTTCGCGCTGGCCGCGATCGTGCTGGCCCGCCGCAAGGTGCTGGTGCAGGAACTGCCCGCCGTCGAGGTGCTGGCCCGGGTGGACGTGCTCTGCCTGGACAAGACCGGGACCCTCACCGACGGCACCGTCGTGCTGGCCGACCTCATCGAGCTCACCCCCGTGCCCGGAGCCCGGGAATCGCTGGCCGCGCTCGCCGCGGACCCGGACGCGAACGCCTCGGCGGCCGCGATCGCCGCGGGTGTGACTGACGTGCCCGCGTCGCCGGCACAGGTGCTGGTCCCGTTCTCCTCGGCCCGCAAGTGGAGCGCGCACAGCACCGACGCCGGAGCGTGGGTGTTCGGCGCGCCCGAGGTGCTGCTCGAGCCGGGCGACGGCGTCCTGCAGCGGGTGCGCGACCTCGCCGCCACCGGTGCCCGGGTGCTGCTCCTCGCCGCGGCCCCTGCGCAGGCGCTCACCGGCGCCGCGGACGAGGTGGGCCCCCCGCGCGGCCTTCGCCCGGCGTACCTGGTGGTGCTGCGTGAGCACGTGCGCCCGGACGCCGCGCAGACCCTCGCGTACTTCGCGGCGCAGGGCGTCACCGTGAAGGTGATCTCCGGGGACAACCCGGCCACGGTCGCGGCGATCGCCGGGGCCGTCGGCCTCGGTGGCGACGGCGGCCGCCCGGTCAGCGGGGTGGACGCCCGGACCCTGCCCGAGGACGGCGAGGCGCTCGCCGACGTGGTCACCAGCGAGCAGGTCTTCGGCCGGGTCACGCCCGAGCAGAAGCGCGCGTTCGTGCATGCGTTGCAGTCCCGCGGGCACACGGTCGCGATGACCGGCGACGGTGTCAACGACGCGCTGGCGCTCAAGGACGCCGACCTCGGCATCGCGATGGGCTCGGGAGCGGCCGCCACGAAGGCGGTGGCCCGCCTGGTGCTCCTGGACGGGCGGTTCGCCACACTCCCCGGCGTGGTCGACGAGGGCCGCCGGGTCATCGCGAACATGGAGCGGGTCGCCTCGCTGTTCCTGAACAAGACCACCTACGCCGTGCTGCTCGCCATCGTCGTGGCGATCACGGCGTGGCCGTACCCGTTCCTGCCCCGGCACCTGACCCTCGTCGGCGCGCTGACGATCGGCACGCCGGCCTTCTTCCTGGCCCTGGCGCCCAGCCGGCAGCGGTATGTGCCCGGGTTCCTGCACCGGGTGCTGACCCTGGCCATCCCGTGCGGGATCGCCTCGGCCCTCGCGGTCCTCGTGGTCTACGGCACCCTGCACGCCCGCGACGCCGGGCTGCAGGCGAACACCGGTGCGACGCTGACCCTCGTCATCATGGGCCTGTGGCTGCTCGGTGCGCTCGCCCGGCCGTGGAACTGGTGGCGGGTGGTGCTCTTCGCCGCGATGGCCGCGGGAGCGGTGCTGGCCATCGCGGTGCCGTTCGTGCGGGACTTCTTCGCCCTCGAGGTGCCGGAGCCGTTCACCGCCGTGCTGGTGGCGGTCACGGCAGCGGTCGGATGCGTCGTCATCGAGGTCGCATACCGCCGTCGGAAATCGCACCCGGGGGCCGCAGAGGTGCACCCCCTGGCGGAAGTGCGATAA
- a CDS encoding class I SAM-dependent RNA methyltransferase, whose translation MASEATTGPAGPRPVTVGDVLTVDVGAPVHGGHCLARHQGRVVFVRHALPGERVRAVLTEARRKGYWRADAIEVLTASPDRVDSVWPAAGPGGVGGGELAHVSLPGQLVWKRDVITDALRRIGRLDADHPALAGLSVERVPGDLERGGLHTRSRIELVADGEGRAGMHRYRSHEVLALTDMPLAAEPIAAADLFGRTWRPGTTIQAVAPSDGEVLILVDGEPLRGGRRNVRERVRLADGREFAYRVAGGGFWQVHLEAARTLVGAVLEAAAVGPGAGVWDLYSGAGLFTVPLADEVGPGGRVDAVEGDARALADARRNVHGLDQAVLHGGDVAAVLAERSGHDGAAPGTGAGPARGPAPHADVVVLDPPRAGAGAAVMDAVLAAGPDRIVYVACDPAALARDVAHARERGHELVSLRAFDLFPHTHHVECVAVLTPTTLG comes from the coding sequence GTGGCGAGTGAGGCGACGACCGGGCCCGCCGGGCCCAGACCCGTCACGGTCGGGGACGTCCTCACCGTGGACGTCGGCGCCCCCGTGCACGGCGGTCACTGCCTGGCCCGCCACCAGGGTCGGGTGGTCTTCGTCCGGCACGCGCTGCCCGGGGAGCGGGTCCGGGCGGTCCTGACCGAGGCACGCCGCAAGGGCTACTGGCGGGCCGACGCGATCGAGGTGCTCACCGCGTCGCCGGACCGGGTGGACTCGGTCTGGCCGGCCGCCGGGCCAGGGGGAGTGGGCGGTGGTGAGCTCGCGCACGTGAGCCTGCCGGGGCAGCTGGTCTGGAAGCGCGACGTGATCACCGATGCCCTCCGCCGGATCGGCCGGCTCGACGCCGACCACCCGGCGCTCGCCGGCCTGAGCGTCGAGCGCGTTCCCGGTGACCTCGAGCGCGGCGGCCTGCACACCCGGAGCCGTATCGAGCTCGTGGCCGACGGCGAGGGCCGGGCCGGCATGCACCGGTACCGTTCGCACGAGGTGCTCGCGCTGACGGACATGCCGCTCGCCGCCGAGCCGATCGCGGCCGCGGACCTGTTCGGGCGCACCTGGCGGCCCGGGACCACCATCCAGGCGGTCGCCCCGTCCGACGGCGAGGTGCTGATCCTCGTCGACGGCGAGCCGCTGCGGGGCGGGCGGCGCAACGTGCGCGAGCGGGTGCGCCTGGCCGACGGGCGCGAGTTCGCCTACCGGGTCGCCGGCGGCGGCTTCTGGCAGGTGCACCTCGAGGCGGCACGGACCCTGGTCGGTGCCGTCCTGGAGGCGGCCGCCGTCGGGCCGGGTGCCGGCGTGTGGGACCTGTACTCCGGTGCCGGCCTGTTCACCGTGCCGCTCGCCGACGAGGTCGGCCCCGGCGGTCGGGTCGACGCCGTCGAGGGCGACGCCCGCGCCCTCGCCGATGCCCGTCGCAACGTCCACGGCCTCGACCAGGCGGTGCTGCACGGCGGCGACGTGGCTGCCGTGCTGGCGGAGCGCAGCGGCCACGACGGGGCAGCACCGGGTACCGGCGCCGGACCTGCGCGCGGGCCGGCACCGCACGCCGACGTCGTGGTCCTGGACCCGCCCCGCGCGGGTGCCGGAGCGGCCGTGATGGATGCCGTGCTCGCGGCCGGCCCGGACCGGATCGTCTACGTGGCCTGCGACCCGGCGGCCCTGGCCCGGGACGTCGCGCATGCGCGTGAGCGAGGCCACGAGCTGGTCTCCCTGCGCGCGTTCGACCTGTTCCCGCACACGCACCACGTCGAGTGCGTGGCCGTGCTGACTCCCACCACGCTCGGATGA